ACATAGCTTCGACTTTACCCTTCAAATCTACTGTTGTTCCTTCATTTTGAATATGTCCGGCTCTTAACTTCTTCAATCGACCTGCCTCAAGAGAGGATGTAGACCCCGCAAGAGCTCTAATACCACCAGTTTGATCTTCTCTTCTAATACTCTTGCTTGACTGGGATATTACCGATGTTGGTCTTACGTTAGATTTCATATCTTGCTTTAATACAAGTTTTGCTGATTATattttttcacaaacaaaaaCTTGGTATTGAATACTatgaattttatgaaaaaacatTAGTACAAGGATACCTGATTTAAACTATTTTCAAAGGCACTAATCATGTTTCTTATCTTGCTGGGAGTTTTCTCCGTTGTACTCTGCTTCTGTGTGTCATTAGCTTCATATACCTTGAGTTTTGCAGGGGCTTGATTCTTTGCAGCAATTACTGATCCTGAGCTTCCAAAACCTGATGCTTCTTCTGAATGAATGTTTCTGATAGGAGTACTAGTGGAACCTTTCTGTTGATCTACATCAAACTTAGCTGACGAAGAAAAGGCAGATGAAGGGTCTTCAAGTCTATCTGTATCATTCTAAAACAAGTGGAAAATCATTAGAAAATCACCCACGCACTTTTCATATTATTTGTTTCATGAAGAGCAAAACTTTCAAACACAATGCATTTAATCCTTAACTGGGTTTGTTTGGTTATGAACAGAATGAGTTCCTTCTTTATTGAGAAGTTCACTGTGTTTCTTTCTCAATGCTGATTCTCTCTGTAAATAAACTCTACACATAACTATCAACCACattaagagaagaagaagaagagaccaTGCTTCCAACTTGTAACtacagaaaataaattaaaacaacaGACTAGCTGTATCTTCTGGAACAATGGCAACCAAATAAAAAACCTGAATGTATAGGTGGCAGAAACAATACCATGATTCGAATACGATGTCGTTCTTCTTCACTGAGGACAAACTGCAATTTCATATGCACATGCCCACCTCCTTCAAAGGGAAATATATCATCCCAAGTACCTTTCTCAATCACCAGCCTAGTTTCAACAACTGCCATTACACACACTTATCCTTATCAGCTATTCACAGCTTCAGTCTCGACAGATTGAAGCAAAATGGGAAACAATTATGCAAAACCTGTATGTGATATTTCTTTTCCCTGAGCATCCTGAAGTGTTACTATCAAATTTTCGCGAAGAGTTGTTAATGGACTGCACACAACTTGGAAACATAAGCAAAAATTCTTAACTTGTTAAGCAGAAAAAAGAGTAGGGATGAGAAAATTTACAAAGAGAAATCTCCCTTGTCCCAAGTCTGGTGCTCTTTTTTACCCAAGGAAACTGCATCATGAAATATAAGCATCAGCAGAATTCTCTTCTCAAGCAATTGACAATGATTGCTTAGTGCTTACTCTTTATGGACATTTGTCGAACGGGTGATGAAGATTGAAAAGCCATGAATTCCAGAACTGGGATTGAAACAAAACAAGCATCTAAgtaattgccaggttcggcaaATGGTTAAGAGATTGATTCAGAGCTTTAGTACCTGAAACGTGGATGGTTCCTGGCATCAGAGATGAAAGCTTTGTGAAGTAGCA
The genomic region above belongs to Manihot esculenta cultivar AM560-2 chromosome 3, M.esculenta_v8, whole genome shotgun sequence and contains:
- the LOC110610757 gene encoding uncharacterized protein LOC110610757 isoform X5, which translates into the protein MPGTIHVSVLEFMAFQSSSPVRQMSIKISLGKKEHQTWDKGDFSFPLTTLRENLIVTLQDAQGKEISHTVVETRLVIEKGTWDDIFPFEGGGHVHMKLQFVLSEEERHRIRIMRESALRKKHSELLNKEGTHSVHNQTNPNDTDRLEDPSSAFSSSAKFDVDQQKGSTSTPIRNIHSEEASGFGSSGSVIAAKNQAPAKLKVYEANDTQKQSTTEKTPSKIRNMISAFENSLNQSSKSIRREDQTGGIRALAGSTSSLEAGRLKKLRAGHIQNEGTTVDLKGKVEAMYKVDIQEVKTSSEKLARTSIGERASVSGRMLIEKGTQVLSNLFAGRRNSGGNSLKIEQNKGKEIQPKGSQDAKIQANLGDEPHSSEGYGAWIFPDGGKRMCITTGGKQIMDLMGSFHAESKSQQGKMNYPIVENEIEEKEGDKTSPSKKHTESVTEGSTDAETSRGSVGQVAYLLSFAVMRVVIMVGFATLVFFTRQRKPGTHV
- the LOC110610757 gene encoding uncharacterized protein LOC110610757 isoform X2; the encoded protein is MPGTIHVSVLEFMAFQSSSPVRQMSIKISLGKKEHQTWDKGDFSFPLTTLRENLIVTLQDAQGKEISHTVVETRLVIEKGTWDDIFPFEGGGHVHMKLQFVLSEEERHRIRIMRESALRKKHSELLNKEGTHSVHNQTNPNDTDRLEDPSSAFSSSAKFDVDQQKGSTSTPIRNIHSEEASGFGSSGSVIAAKNQAPAKLKVYEANDTQKQSTTEKTPSKIRNMISAFENSLNQDMKSNVRPTSVISQSSKSIRREDQTGGIRALAGSTSSLEAGRLKKLRAGHIQNEGTTVDLKGKVEAMYKVDIQEVKTSSEKLARTSIGERASVSGRMLIEKGTQVLSNLFAGRRNSGGNSLKIEQNKGKEIQPKGSQDAKIQANLGDEPHSSEGYGAWIFPDGGKRMCITTGGKQIMDLMGSFHAESKSQQGKMNYPIVENEIEEKEGDKTSPSKKHTESVTEGSTDAETSRGSVGQVAYLLSFAVMRVVIMVGFATLVFFTRQRKPDY
- the LOC110610757 gene encoding uncharacterized protein LOC110610757 isoform X8 — encoded protein: MPGTIHVSVLEFMAFQSSSPVRQMSIKISLGKKEHQTWDKGDFSFPLTTLRENLIVTLQDAQGKEISHTVVETRLVIEKGTWDDIFPFEGGGHVHMKLQFVLSEEERHRIRIMNDTDRLEDPSSAFSSSAKFDVDQQKGSTSTPIRNIHSEEASGFGSSGSVIAAKNQAPAKLKVYEANDTQKQSTTEKTPSKIRNMISAFENSLNQSSKSIRREDQTGGIRALAGSTSSLEAGRLKKLRAGHIQNEGTTVDLKGKVEAMYKVDIQEVKTSSEKLARTSIGERASVSGRMLIEKGTQVLSNLFAGRRNSGGNSLKIEQNKGKEIQPKGSQDAKIQANLGDEPHSSEGYGAWIFPDGGKRMCITTGGKQIMDLMGSFHAESKSQQGKMNYPIVENEIEEKEGDKTSPSKKHTESVTEGSTDAETSRGSVGQVAYLLSFAVMRVVIMVGFATLVFFTRQRKPGTHV
- the LOC110610757 gene encoding uncharacterized protein LOC110610757 isoform X3; amino-acid sequence: MPGTIHVSVLEFMAFQSSSPVRQMSIKISLGKKEHQTWDKGDFSFPLTTLRENLIVTLQDAQGKEISHTVVETRLVIEKGTWDDIFPFEGGGHVHMKLQFVLSEEERHRIRIMRESALRKKHSELLNKEGTHSVHNQTNPNDTDRLEDPSSAFSSSAKFDVDQQKGSTSTPIRNIHSEEASGFGSSGSVIAAKNQAPAKLKVYEANDTQKQSTTEKTPSKIRNMISAFENSLNQDMKSNVRPTSVISQSSKSIRREDQTGGIRALAGSTSSLEAGRLKKLRAGHIQNEGTTVDLKGKVEAMYKVDIQEVKTSSEKLARTSIGERASVSGRMLIEKGTQVLSNLFAGRRNSGGNSLKIEQNKGKEIQPKGSQDAKIQANLGDEPHSSEGYGAWIFPDGGKRMCITTGGKQIMDLMGSFHAESKSQQGKMNYPIVENEIEEKEGDKTSPSKKHTESVTEGSTDAETSRGSVGQVMRVVIMVGFATLVFFTRQRKPGTHV
- the LOC110610757 gene encoding uncharacterized protein LOC110610757 isoform X1, whose translation is MPGTIHVSVLEFMAFQSSSPVRQMSIKISLGKKEHQTWDKGDFSFPLTTLRENLIVTLQDAQGKEISHTVVETRLVIEKGTWDDIFPFEGGGHVHMKLQFVLSEEERHRIRIMRESALRKKHSELLNKEGTHSVHNQTNPNDTDRLEDPSSAFSSSAKFDVDQQKGSTSTPIRNIHSEEASGFGSSGSVIAAKNQAPAKLKVYEANDTQKQSTTEKTPSKIRNMISAFENSLNQDMKSNVRPTSVISQSSKSIRREDQTGGIRALAGSTSSLEAGRLKKLRAGHIQNEGTTVDLKGKVEAMYKVDIQEVKTSSEKLARTSIGERASVSGRMLIEKGTQVLSNLFAGRRNSGGNSLKIEQNKGKEIQPKGSQDAKIQANLGDEPHSSEGYGAWIFPDGGKRMCITTGGKQIMDLMGSFHAESKSQQGKMNYPIVENEIEEKEGDKTSPSKKHTESVTEGSTDAETSRGSVGQVAYLLSFAVMRVVIMVGFATLVFFTRQRKPGTHV
- the LOC110610757 gene encoding uncharacterized protein LOC110610757 isoform X4 — protein: MPGTIHVSVLEFMAFQSSSPVRQMSIKISLGKKEHQTWDKGDFSFPLTTLRENLIVTLQDAQGKEISHTVVETRLVIEKGTWDDIFPFEGGGHVHMKLQFVLSEEERHRIRIMRESALRKKHSELLNKEGTHSVHNQTNPNDTDRLEDPSSAFSSSAKFDVDQQKGSTSTPIRNIHSEEASGFGSSGSVIAAKNQAPAKLKVYEANDTQKQSTTEKTPSKIRNMISAFENSLNQDMKSNVRPTSVISQSSKSIRREDQTGGIRALAGSTSSLEAGRLKKLRAGHIQNEGTTVDLKGKVEAMYKVDIQEVKTSSEKLARTSIGERASVSGRMLIEKGTQVLSNLFAGRRNSGGNSLKIEQNKGKEIQPKGSQDAKIQANLGDEPHSSEGYGAWIFPDGGKRMCITTGGKQIMDLMGSFHAESKSQQGKMNYPIVENEIEEKEGDKTSPSKKHTESVTEGSTDAETSRGSVGQVMRVVIMVGFATLVFFTRQRKPDY
- the LOC110610757 gene encoding uncharacterized protein LOC110610757 isoform X7, which translates into the protein MPGTIHVSVLEFMAFQSSSPVRQMSIKISLGKKEHQTWDKGDFSFPLTTLRENLIVTLQDAQGKEISHTVVETRLVIEKGTWDDIFPFEGGGHVHMKLQFVLSEEERHRIRIMNDTDRLEDPSSAFSSSAKFDVDQQKGSTSTPIRNIHSEEASGFGSSGSVIAAKNQAPAKLKVYEANDTQKQSTTEKTPSKIRNMISAFENSLNQDMKSNVRPTSVISQSSKSIRREDQTGGIRALAGSTSSLEAGRLKKLRAGHIQNEGTTVDLKGKVEAMYKVDIQEVKTSSEKLARTSIGERASVSGRMLIEKGTQVLSNLFAGRRNSGGNSLKIEQNKGKEIQPKGSQDAKIQANLGDEPHSSEGYGAWIFPDGGKRMCITTGGKQIMDLMGSFHAESKSQQGKMNYPIVENEIEEKEGDKTSPSKKHTESVTEGSTDAETSRGSVGQVAYLLSFAVMRVVIMVGFATLVFFTRQRKPGTHV
- the LOC110610757 gene encoding uncharacterized protein LOC110610757 isoform X6 — translated: MPGTIHVSVSLGKKEHQTWDKGDFSFPLTTLRENLIVTLQDAQGKEISHTVVETRLVIEKGTWDDIFPFEGGGHVHMKLQFVLSEEERHRIRIMRESALRKKHSELLNKEGTHSVHNQTNPNDTDRLEDPSSAFSSSAKFDVDQQKGSTSTPIRNIHSEEASGFGSSGSVIAAKNQAPAKLKVYEANDTQKQSTTEKTPSKIRNMISAFENSLNQDMKSNVRPTSVISQSSKSIRREDQTGGIRALAGSTSSLEAGRLKKLRAGHIQNEGTTVDLKGKVEAMYKVDIQEVKTSSEKLARTSIGERASVSGRMLIEKGTQVLSNLFAGRRNSGGNSLKIEQNKGKEIQPKGSQDAKIQANLGDEPHSSEGYGAWIFPDGGKRMCITTGGKQIMDLMGSFHAESKSQQGKMNYPIVENEIEEKEGDKTSPSKKHTESVTEGSTDAETSRGSVGQVAYLLSFAVMRVVIMVGFATLVFFTRQRKPGTHV